Proteins encoded by one window of Desulfovibrio ferrophilus:
- a CDS encoding MFS transporter has protein sequence MKDSMTSQQRAGLYTITITQFSLVFMLSAVAVAVPTMGREFGAKASELGLVESAYISSVAMLLFPVTRLADWLGRSFVFALGVAVFTVVSVLLPVTRTIDQFNFLRVFQGAGGAMMVSTGLAILADLFPHGQGRGKALGIASAGVYLGLSAGPWLGGLITTYLGWRYIFYIGAVPCAICLVVTLRSLRWRPRRTSGVRFDWLGALLCGAGMVLLSHGGSHFHDLTGRLMLLGAIMFLVAFVAWEARSDCPLVDLKLFAGNKAFAYGSGVQFISYAATFGITFLVSVYLQMVLGLSASQAGLILLAQPVMQVLFSPLGGNMADRWPPHQVAALGMVLATLGLGTALMLSPESARLLVVVALALCGSGTAVFATANTTVIMGSVGASHYGVASAMVAAARTTGMTVSLVSISVVLALTVGAQAVDLQSMPQFMSAMRIVLTGFVFFSALGIVMCLKAPLLKRAE, from the coding sequence TTGAAGGATTCGATGACCAGCCAGCAGCGCGCTGGCCTGTATACCATTACGATCACCCAGTTTTCCTTGGTGTTCATGCTTTCTGCCGTGGCTGTGGCCGTGCCTACCATGGGGCGCGAATTCGGGGCCAAGGCCTCGGAGTTGGGCCTTGTGGAATCGGCCTATATCTCATCGGTGGCCATGCTGCTCTTTCCCGTGACTCGGCTGGCTGATTGGCTGGGCCGGTCTTTTGTTTTCGCCTTGGGCGTGGCGGTATTCACCGTGGTCAGCGTGCTGCTGCCCGTGACCCGAACCATTGATCAGTTCAATTTTCTGCGCGTGTTCCAGGGGGCGGGTGGGGCCATGATGGTCTCCACCGGCTTGGCCATCCTCGCGGATCTTTTCCCCCATGGGCAGGGTCGAGGCAAGGCCCTGGGCATCGCCAGCGCCGGAGTCTATCTTGGCTTGTCGGCCGGCCCCTGGTTGGGTGGACTGATCACCACCTATCTTGGCTGGCGCTATATCTTCTATATCGGCGCTGTGCCCTGCGCCATCTGCCTTGTGGTGACTCTGCGTTCGCTGCGTTGGCGGCCTCGGCGTACTTCGGGAGTGCGTTTCGACTGGCTGGGGGCCCTGCTCTGTGGGGCGGGCATGGTGCTACTGTCCCACGGCGGCTCGCATTTTCATGATCTGACCGGGCGTCTCATGTTGTTGGGTGCCATCATGTTCTTGGTTGCATTCGTGGCCTGGGAGGCCCGCAGCGATTGCCCGTTGGTGGACCTCAAGCTGTTCGCGGGCAACAAGGCCTTTGCCTACGGCAGTGGGGTGCAGTTCATCAGTTACGCTGCCACCTTCGGCATCACCTTCCTAGTCAGTGTGTACCTGCAGATGGTGCTGGGACTTTCCGCCAGTCAGGCCGGTCTGATTCTGCTGGCCCAACCCGTGATGCAGGTTCTGTTTTCTCCTCTGGGAGGGAACATGGCCGATCGATGGCCCCCGCATCAGGTGGCGGCTTTGGGCATGGTCCTGGCCACGCTCGGGCTGGGCACGGCGCTCATGTTGTCACCTGAGTCCGCCCGTCTGCTCGTGGTTGTGGCCTTGGCCTTGTGCGGCTCTGGAACGGCCGTATTTGCCACAGCGAATACGACTGTTATCATGGGCAGTGTGGGGGCTTCGCATTACGGCGTGGCAAGCGCCATGGTGGCCGCCGCGCGTACCACGGGCATGACCGTGAGTTTGGTCTCCATCAGCGTAGTGCTGGCGCTGACTGTTGGGGCCCAGGCCGTGGACCTTCAGAGTATGCCCCAGTTTATGTCTGCCATGCGCATTGTCTTGACGGGTTTTGTGTTCTTTTCGGCCCTTGGCATCGTGATGTGCCTGAAGGCCCCGCTCTTGAAGCGGGCGGAATAG
- the chrA gene encoding chromate efflux transporter yields MPKPHASPSLQTLFLTFLRLGSTAFGGPAMIPYIRQIAVDKKGWLNEELFRTGMALCQSIPGATAMQMAAYVGLRARGLSGAIAAYLGFGLPAFCLITALSVVYAASRTVEPVLAAFIGLKLIVVALIAHASINFSRKYLTHTPDKLIALGTGVVLGLKGNPILAIVGACLIGLILYRNMDGQAPAHSHVHDNPIKRLLLLCIPLAILLATLAALNPGLFELAMVMFKVDLFAFGGGYVSLPLMLHEVTTARAWMSPEMFMDGIALGQITPGPIVITSAFVGHHLYGLAGAAIGAIFAFVPSLVILVGVTPYFDHLQASPLFRRAVRASLASLVGLMAAVFARFAVTTAWSPLGAILCLGTFLALRAKVDILWVVLVGACLSILVL; encoded by the coding sequence ATGCCCAAACCCCACGCCAGCCCCAGCCTCCAGACCCTGTTCCTGACCTTCCTGCGCCTTGGCAGCACAGCCTTTGGCGGCCCGGCCATGATTCCCTATATCCGCCAGATTGCCGTCGACAAAAAAGGCTGGCTGAACGAAGAACTCTTTCGCACAGGCATGGCCCTGTGCCAGTCCATCCCCGGGGCCACGGCCATGCAAATGGCTGCGTACGTAGGCCTGCGTGCCCGTGGACTGTCCGGCGCCATTGCCGCATATCTGGGCTTTGGCCTCCCTGCTTTTTGCCTGATCACTGCCCTGTCCGTAGTGTATGCGGCCTCCCGGACTGTGGAGCCCGTGCTGGCGGCCTTTATCGGGTTGAAACTCATCGTGGTTGCGCTCATCGCCCACGCTTCCATCAATTTTTCGCGCAAGTATCTGACCCATACGCCGGACAAGCTCATTGCCCTGGGCACGGGCGTCGTGCTGGGCCTCAAGGGCAACCCCATCCTGGCCATCGTCGGAGCCTGCCTGATCGGTCTGATCCTGTATCGCAACATGGACGGGCAGGCCCCCGCACACAGCCACGTGCACGATAACCCCATCAAGCGTTTGCTCCTGCTTTGCATACCCCTGGCGATCCTGCTGGCCACACTGGCCGCACTGAACCCCGGCCTGTTCGAGCTGGCGATGGTCATGTTCAAGGTAGACCTGTTCGCCTTTGGTGGTGGTTACGTCTCCCTGCCGCTCATGCTGCACGAGGTGACCACGGCCCGGGCCTGGATGAGCCCCGAGATGTTCATGGATGGCATTGCCCTCGGGCAGATCACTCCCGGGCCCATTGTCATCACCTCGGCCTTCGTGGGCCACCACCTCTACGGCCTGGCTGGTGCAGCCATCGGTGCGATCTTCGCCTTTGTGCCTTCGCTGGTCATCCTGGTGGGCGTGACTCCATACTTCGACCACCTCCAGGCCTCGCCCCTCTTCCGACGAGCCGTACGGGCCAGCCTGGCGTCATTGGTGGGACTCATGGCTGCGGTCTTCGCTCGATTTGCCGTGACCACGGCCTGGTCGCCTCTGGGAGCCATACTCTGCCTGGGAACCTTCCTGGCCTTACGCGCCAAGGTCGATATCCTGTGGGTGGTGCTGGTGGGAGCATGCCTGTCGATACTGGTTCTGTAG
- a CDS encoding adenosylcobinamide-GDP ribazoletransferase: MKVITPFMAAMDFLTRLAPARIHDEKTIAASVKYFPLVGLVLGGLLTLPFALGLLSGYAWIQAWLLTGASLWATRGLHWDGWADLFDAWGSGASGDRFWEIIKDSHIGAFGVMGLIMGMGGQVLLLHEALAAKAFGTIAFSFVLGRGLCVGLAYCSKGLSRSAGLGKLTLQGATLPSLIFALALTIFVGLGLRPLHALAPALMISLLGMVELHTLARKSGGLNGDFLGAAIIWGELSALVGWLLAVRADLLPLF, encoded by the coding sequence ATGAAAGTGATCACCCCGTTCATGGCAGCCATGGACTTCCTGACTCGACTCGCTCCCGCGCGCATCCACGACGAAAAGACCATCGCCGCGTCGGTCAAATATTTTCCTCTGGTCGGTCTGGTTCTTGGCGGTCTGCTAACCCTGCCCTTTGCCCTCGGGTTATTGAGTGGATATGCTTGGATTCAGGCTTGGCTGCTGACAGGAGCCTCTCTCTGGGCCACACGCGGTCTGCACTGGGACGGCTGGGCAGATCTTTTTGATGCCTGGGGCTCGGGCGCATCCGGTGATCGCTTCTGGGAAATCATCAAGGACAGCCATATCGGAGCCTTTGGCGTCATGGGCCTGATCATGGGCATGGGCGGACAGGTCCTGCTGCTGCACGAAGCGCTGGCAGCCAAGGCCTTTGGAACCATCGCCTTCTCCTTTGTTCTGGGGCGGGGATTATGCGTCGGGCTGGCCTATTGCAGCAAGGGACTTTCACGCAGTGCCGGGCTGGGCAAATTGACTCTGCAAGGGGCGACCCTGCCCAGCCTGATCTTTGCCCTGGCCTTGACGATCTTTGTCGGACTCGGACTCAGACCCCTTCATGCCCTGGCTCCGGCACTGATGATCAGTTTGCTGGGGATGGTGGAGCTGCACACCCTGGCCCGCAAATCCGGAGGCCTGAACGGCGACTTCCTTGGCGCGGCCATCATTTGGGGAGAACTCTCTGCACTGGTGGGGTGGCTGCTGGCTGTACGCGCAGACCTCCTGCCCCTGTTCTAG
- the panC gene encoding pantoate--beta-alanine ligase — protein MKRLSDAQSFQAQAMADRAAGLTTALVPTMGFFHEGHLSLMRWAREHADRVYVSLFVNPTQFGPSEDLDAYPADLERDARLAEEAGVDLLFTPTREDVYAPDHATWVEIPELGKHLCGASRPVHFRGVATIVTILLNLAQPTLAVFGQKDWQQLAIIRRMVRDLHIPTTIMGSPIVREADGLAMSSRNVYLTAAERALAPGLQRGLQHIATLAESGEHDAEALKQALQAFYAKHVPGGDIDYLELVDPENIQPVQTLTGPTLAAVAVRLGKARLIDNLLLLGGE, from the coding sequence ATGAAGCGCTTAAGCGATGCACAATCTTTTCAGGCACAAGCCATGGCAGACCGCGCAGCGGGACTGACCACAGCGCTGGTGCCCACCATGGGTTTCTTTCATGAGGGACATCTGTCTCTCATGCGCTGGGCCCGTGAACATGCGGACCGGGTGTATGTCAGCCTGTTCGTGAACCCCACGCAGTTCGGACCGAGCGAAGACCTGGACGCCTACCCGGCGGACCTGGAACGCGATGCGCGCCTGGCCGAAGAGGCCGGAGTGGACCTGCTCTTCACACCCACGCGTGAAGACGTCTATGCCCCGGACCACGCCACCTGGGTAGAAATCCCCGAGCTGGGCAAACATCTGTGCGGTGCCAGCCGCCCCGTACACTTCCGCGGCGTGGCCACCATCGTCACCATCCTGCTCAATCTGGCCCAGCCGACCCTGGCCGTATTCGGACAAAAAGACTGGCAGCAGCTGGCCATCATCCGGCGCATGGTGCGCGACCTGCACATCCCCACCACGATCATGGGCAGCCCCATCGTGCGTGAGGCCGACGGATTGGCCATGAGCTCGCGCAATGTCTACCTGACCGCAGCCGAACGCGCCCTGGCTCCAGGCCTGCAGCGCGGCCTCCAGCATATCGCGACCCTGGCCGAAAGCGGCGAGCACGACGCCGAGGCCCTGAAGCAGGCCCTGCAGGCATTCTATGCCAAGCACGTGCCCGGTGGGGACATCGACTATCTGGAACTGGTGGACCCCGAGAATATTCAGCCGGTGCAGACTCTGACCGGTCCCACCCTGGCGGCAGTCGCCGTGCGCCTGGGCAAGGCCCGGCTCATCGACAACCTGCTCCTGTTAGGCGGCGAGTAG
- a CDS encoding DUF502 domain-containing protein, with protein MCSKQRTGLLGLLKGALKTNLIAGLLVVIPLAATAFFLGVIFRWADKILLLIPEPFRPENYLPFNIPGLGIILLVMALFLIGFLARNILGRTLVRLGERIMNNIPLVNKFYQAVKQLVETIFIGGGKDFKRVVLIEYPRKGIYALAYVTGKTYPEFQNKTDKPVINLFLPTTPNPTSGFYLLVPEEDVITLDISVEDSFKILISGGIINPDEVKRSGGSE; from the coding sequence ATGTGCAGCAAGCAGCGGACAGGCCTCCTGGGGCTCCTCAAAGGCGCCCTGAAGACCAACCTCATTGCGGGACTGCTCGTGGTCATCCCTCTGGCGGCCACTGCCTTTTTCCTAGGGGTGATCTTCAGGTGGGCGGACAAGATCCTGCTGCTCATCCCCGAACCTTTCCGGCCCGAAAACTACCTGCCCTTCAATATTCCGGGGCTGGGGATCATCCTGCTGGTCATGGCCCTGTTCCTGATCGGCTTTCTGGCCCGCAACATCCTGGGCAGGACCCTGGTCCGTCTGGGTGAACGCATCATGAACAACATCCCCCTGGTGAACAAGTTCTACCAGGCGGTGAAGCAACTGGTGGAGACCATCTTCATCGGCGGCGGTAAGGATTTCAAGCGAGTGGTTCTCATCGAGTATCCGCGCAAGGGCATCTACGCCCTGGCGTATGTCACCGGCAAGACATACCCCGAATTTCAGAACAAGACAGACAAACCCGTCATCAACCTCTTCCTGCCGACGACTCCCAACCCGACCTCGGGCTTCTACCTTCTGGTGCCCGAAGAAGACGTCATCACCCTGGACATCAGCGTGGAAGACTCCTTCAAGATTCTCATTTCGGGTGGGATCATCAATCCGGACGAGGTCAAACGCTCTGGAGGATCAGAATGA
- a CDS encoding SAM hydrolase/SAM-dependent halogenase family protein — translation MRPTIALLTDFGLDDPYVAQMKGAILSRHPDAVLVDLCHTNPAYDLARGALFLEASRKHFPQGAIFVGVIDPGVGSERRIVTLERDGQYFLAPDNGLLSLVLAVPGKVRAWDVTGHVQDPAISSTFHGRDVFAPLAASLGAGTLPSDLGPEIDPASLMRLPWAEPLVTEQPFQVKATILHVDRFGNCLTNLAATPWATRLTLGTELGMTLDSGQFLQVLRVNTYATLQGNRIGLILCSQGYLELSMNQASAATATALTPGESIIFSTKEDESR, via the coding sequence ATGCGTCCCACCATCGCTCTGCTCACGGACTTCGGCCTGGACGACCCCTATGTCGCCCAGATGAAGGGTGCGATCCTGTCGCGCCACCCGGATGCTGTGCTGGTGGACCTGTGCCACACAAATCCTGCATATGACCTCGCACGAGGCGCTCTGTTCCTGGAGGCCAGCCGAAAGCATTTCCCGCAGGGGGCCATCTTTGTCGGCGTCATCGATCCCGGAGTGGGCTCGGAGCGACGCATCGTGACCCTGGAAAGGGACGGACAATACTTCCTGGCCCCGGACAATGGACTACTCAGTCTTGTGCTGGCAGTCCCGGGCAAGGTCCGAGCCTGGGATGTTACTGGACACGTGCAGGACCCGGCCATAAGTTCCACCTTTCATGGCCGGGATGTCTTTGCGCCTTTGGCAGCGAGCCTTGGCGCAGGCACGCTGCCATCGGATCTGGGGCCTGAGATCGATCCCGCAAGCCTGATGCGCCTGCCCTGGGCTGAGCCCTTGGTCACGGAGCAACCCTTCCAGGTCAAAGCCACCATCCTGCACGTGGACCGCTTCGGAAACTGCCTGACCAATCTGGCTGCCACCCCCTGGGCCACTCGTTTGACCCTGGGCACGGAACTGGGCATGACTCTTGACTCAGGACAATTCCTCCAGGTGCTGCGGGTAAACACTTATGCCACGCTACAGGGCAACAGAATCGGCTTGATCCTTTGCAGTCAGGGCTACCTTGAGCTCTCCATGAATCAGGCCTCTGCCGCGACGGCAACAGCGCTGACCCCTGGAGAATCCATCATTTTTAGCACCAAAGAGGACGAGTCCCGATGA
- the metK gene encoding methionine adenosyltransferase, with protein sequence MISNKGTYHFTSESVTEGHPDKVADQISDAVLDALLEQDPESRVACETLVTTGLAMIAGEITTKGYADLPQIVRDTIREIGYTSSDMGFDAETCAVMSTIDKQSPDIAQGVDRKAPEEQGAGDQGMMFGYACNETETLMPAPIYWAHKLSERLTAVRKEGILDYLRPDGKTEVSFTYEDGKPKFIDTVVIASQHAPEVAQDELVEGIKKEVIFATLPGEFVDEKKTRIYINTTGRFVIGGPMGDCGLTGRKIIQDTYGGMGAHGGGAFSGKDPSKVDRSGAYMGRYIAKNVVAAGLAPTCQVQIAYVIGVAEPVSVLVTSQGTSDIPDDVLTKAVTSVFDLRPYFIEQKLNLRRPIYKASSCYGHFGRELPEFTWEATDMVEALKGAC encoded by the coding sequence ATGATCAGCAACAAAGGCACGTATCACTTTACTTCCGAATCCGTGACCGAGGGCCATCCCGATAAAGTCGCCGACCAGATCTCTGACGCCGTGCTGGACGCCCTGCTGGAGCAGGACCCCGAATCCCGCGTGGCTTGCGAAACCCTGGTCACCACCGGTCTGGCAATGATCGCCGGTGAAATCACCACCAAGGGTTACGCCGATCTGCCACAGATCGTGCGCGATACCATTCGCGAGATCGGCTACACCAGCTCCGACATGGGTTTCGATGCCGAGACCTGCGCCGTGATGTCCACCATCGACAAGCAGTCCCCGGACATCGCCCAGGGCGTTGACCGCAAGGCCCCCGAAGAACAGGGCGCCGGTGACCAGGGCATGATGTTCGGATACGCCTGCAACGAGACCGAAACCCTGATGCCCGCTCCCATCTACTGGGCCCACAAGCTGTCCGAGCGCCTGACCGCAGTGCGCAAGGAAGGCATCCTCGATTACCTGCGCCCCGATGGAAAGACCGAAGTCAGCTTCACCTACGAAGACGGCAAACCCAAGTTCATCGACACCGTGGTCATCGCTTCTCAGCATGCTCCGGAAGTCGCTCAGGACGAGCTGGTCGAAGGCATCAAGAAGGAAGTCATCTTCGCCACCCTGCCCGGTGAGTTCGTGGATGAAAAGAAGACCCGCATCTACATCAACACCACCGGTCGTTTCGTCATCGGCGGCCCCATGGGTGACTGCGGTCTGACCGGACGCAAGATCATTCAGGACACCTACGGCGGCATGGGCGCCCACGGTGGAGGCGCGTTCTCCGGCAAGGACCCTTCCAAAGTCGACCGCTCCGGTGCCTACATGGGCCGCTACATCGCCAAGAACGTTGTTGCCGCTGGCCTGGCTCCTACCTGCCAGGTGCAGATCGCCTACGTCATCGGCGTGGCCGAGCCCGTGTCCGTGCTGGTCACCAGCCAGGGCACCAGCGACATCCCCGACGATGTCCTGACCAAGGCCGTGACGAGTGTCTTTGACCTGCGTCCCTACTTCATCGAACAGAAGCTGAACCTCAGGCGCCCCATCTACAAGGCGTCCTCCTGCTACGGCCACTTCGGCCGGGAGCTGCCCGAGTTCACCTGGGAAGCCACCGACATGGTGGAAGCTCTCAAGGGTGCCTGCTAA
- the fliJ gene encoding flagellar export protein FliJ encodes MARFRFSLERVLEYRCQLEDQAQMDVAKALAAHNAQAEYMDGLRGKLAQLEASLYSTEAVTQNDLWLWRRYHTALREDIAKAEVQLQKLARILTETRQRLVARSRDKKLLERLKANQESEFRKEENIKEQRESDEMATVRFQHGAV; translated from the coding sequence ATGGCCAGATTTCGCTTTTCACTTGAGCGGGTGCTCGAATACCGCTGCCAGCTGGAAGACCAAGCCCAAATGGACGTGGCCAAGGCTCTGGCGGCCCATAATGCTCAAGCGGAATACATGGACGGCCTGCGCGGGAAACTGGCGCAACTTGAGGCTTCGTTGTATAGCACAGAGGCAGTGACGCAAAATGACCTCTGGCTCTGGCGCCGCTATCACACCGCTCTGCGCGAAGACATCGCCAAGGCCGAAGTACAGTTGCAGAAGCTGGCCCGAATCCTTACCGAGACCCGCCAACGTTTGGTGGCCCGGTCCAGAGATAAAAAACTTCTGGAACGCCTGAAGGCGAACCAGGAAAGTGAATTCAGGAAAGAAGAAAACATCAAGGAACAGAGGGAATCAGATGAAATGGCGACGGTTCGTTTCCAGCATGGGGCTGTCTAA
- a CDS encoding bifunctional glycosyltransferase family 2/GtrA family protein: protein MILKNARRVCAVVPALNPNRTLLTVVSGLLESGAATVVVINDGSEVSLCPLFSEIGQLSPKVTVLAHAVNMGKGQALKTAFNHILVNALDCDVVVTVDADGQHLPEDAMRLASSVDPDHKSLHIGCREFGGDVPLRSRFGNIMTRQVVRLLMGLKTSDTQSGLRAFPLEMLKPFLRIRSAGYDYELDMLLGCHEEGVPLHEQPITTIYEPGNPSSHFNPVLDSFRIYFVFLRYIGVSLASFLLDYLVFSMAILAFSKTAWVTHLVVRLFTSGVNFYWNRKHVFKSRGRVGHESIRYFMSMLYVLFASTCLLYFFSEVMALNSFAAKPLAELITFLISFALLRNWVFRKKTTAGPDEGVAGAGETT from the coding sequence ATGATTTTGAAGAATGCTCGGCGTGTTTGTGCCGTTGTCCCGGCCTTGAATCCCAATCGGACTTTGCTGACGGTTGTTTCAGGATTGCTGGAAAGTGGCGCCGCTACAGTTGTTGTGATCAATGACGGCAGCGAGGTTTCGCTGTGTCCGCTGTTCTCCGAGATTGGGCAACTCTCACCCAAAGTCACCGTGCTCGCGCATGCCGTGAACATGGGCAAAGGCCAGGCCCTGAAGACCGCCTTCAATCACATTCTGGTGAATGCTTTGGATTGTGATGTGGTGGTCACGGTGGACGCCGACGGGCAGCATCTGCCCGAAGACGCCATGCGCTTGGCCTCCAGCGTTGATCCGGATCATAAAAGCCTGCATATCGGCTGCCGTGAGTTTGGCGGTGACGTGCCGCTCCGGAGTCGTTTCGGCAATATTATGACCCGTCAGGTCGTGCGCCTGTTGATGGGACTCAAGACCTCGGACACCCAGTCAGGGCTCAGAGCCTTTCCCCTGGAAATGCTCAAGCCGTTTTTGCGGATTCGCTCCGCGGGGTACGATTACGAGTTGGATATGCTGCTTGGCTGTCACGAAGAAGGTGTGCCCCTGCACGAACAGCCCATCACCACCATCTATGAGCCAGGCAACCCGAGCTCACACTTCAATCCCGTGCTCGATTCATTCCGTATCTATTTTGTGTTCCTGCGGTATATAGGAGTTTCTCTGGCTTCGTTCCTGCTGGATTATCTGGTGTTTTCAATGGCGATACTTGCCTTTAGCAAGACGGCCTGGGTGACGCACCTGGTCGTGCGGCTGTTCACCTCCGGGGTGAACTTCTACTGGAATCGCAAGCATGTGTTCAAAAGCAGGGGCAGGGTTGGCCACGAGTCGATCCGCTACTTCATGTCCATGCTCTATGTCTTATTTGCAAGCACCTGCCTGCTCTATTTCTTCTCTGAGGTCATGGCTCTGAATTCCTTTGCAGCTAAGCCTTTGGCGGAATTGATTACCTTCCTGATCAGTTTCGCATTGCTCCGGAACTGGGTGTTTCGGAAAAAGACCACTGCCGGCCCTGATGAGGGTGTCGCTGGCGCGGGAGAGACCACATGA
- a CDS encoding MotE family protein: MKWRRFVSSMGLSKLFKGLLALAMIKLCLLAMVGWHTLSVPPGTAPSQTVVKVASVGVSSPAQAQDGVKDNMLTMEDQEKTKTAPMGAAALQKRQEELDRRERELNTLESKIKRDMAELDKRRAQMERMLEDAKAVRDKKDRHLVDVFSNMKSKQAAQVLESMDERQAVKILSGMRGRQAGEILTFVQAEKAAKLAEALTRLQVPFE, encoded by the coding sequence ATGAAATGGCGACGGTTCGTTTCCAGCATGGGGCTGTCTAAGCTCTTCAAGGGCCTGCTGGCCCTGGCCATGATCAAACTCTGTCTGCTGGCCATGGTGGGCTGGCATACCCTGTCCGTTCCTCCGGGCACGGCTCCGTCGCAAACCGTGGTCAAGGTGGCCTCTGTGGGCGTGTCCAGCCCGGCACAGGCTCAGGACGGGGTCAAGGACAACATGCTGACCATGGAAGATCAGGAAAAGACCAAAACAGCGCCCATGGGGGCTGCGGCCTTGCAGAAACGCCAGGAAGAACTTGACCGCCGCGAACGCGAACTGAACACCCTGGAATCCAAAATCAAACGCGACATGGCCGAGTTGGACAAGCGCCGCGCTCAGATGGAGCGCATGCTGGAGGATGCCAAGGCCGTGCGCGACAAGAAGGACCGTCATCTGGTCGATGTCTTCTCCAACATGAAATCCAAGCAGGCTGCACAGGTTCTGGAATCCATGGACGAACGTCAGGCTGTCAAGATTCTGTCCGGCATGCGCGGACGTCAGGCCGGTGAAATCCTGACCTTTGTCCAGGCCGAAAAGGCCGCCAAATTGGCCGAGGCCCTGACCCGGCTGCAGGTGCCCTTTGAGTAG
- a CDS encoding class I SAM-dependent methyltransferase, protein MTYDADYYSGKNSGYILSYRVMRHPVMWRSEKRHIARFISGGDALDIGCAYGFFLENLGDGFNRHGIDVSEHAVTTARSIHGDAMRFDVCDVTEREPFEGQQFDLVTCFNVLEHFEDPGPVLERIAQCVKPGGLFYARFPFKDPLFCRDKYHHYRPAQEWIADFQRHFDVEMVKYVYTLWGKMSDIPVPAPMANFMAIMLRRRGGE, encoded by the coding sequence ATGACCTATGACGCAGACTATTATTCCGGGAAGAACTCCGGTTATATCCTTTCGTACCGCGTGATGCGTCACCCCGTGATGTGGCGTTCGGAAAAGAGGCATATTGCTCGCTTCATTAGCGGTGGCGATGCCTTGGACATCGGCTGTGCTTATGGATTCTTCCTGGAGAATCTGGGCGATGGGTTCAACCGCCACGGGATCGATGTTTCCGAACACGCCGTGACCACGGCCCGGTCCATCCATGGTGATGCCATGCGCTTTGACGTCTGTGACGTCACCGAGCGGGAACCCTTCGAGGGGCAGCAGTTTGATCTGGTTACTTGTTTCAATGTATTGGAACATTTCGAGGACCCGGGTCCGGTTTTGGAGCGGATTGCGCAGTGCGTGAAGCCCGGCGGGTTGTTCTATGCCCGGTTTCCGTTCAAGGATCCTCTGTTCTGTCGGGACAAGTATCATCATTACCGCCCGGCTCAGGAATGGATCGCTGATTTCCAGCGGCATTTCGATGTGGAGATGGTCAAGTACGTTTATACGTTGTGGGGCAAGATGAGCGATATTCCTGTTCCGGCGCCCATGGCCAATTTCATGGCGATCATGCTTCGCAGGCGAGGTGGTGAATAG
- the truA gene encoding tRNA pseudouridine(38-40) synthase TruA, whose protein sequence is MPRLKLILAYDGTNFNGWQIQAGSTQRTVQGSLEKALSKICNQHIRAHGSGRTDTGVHALGQVVHADIPDNRVDAPWQRALNALLPADISVLHASLAPQDFHVRFDALSKTYTYSLWPENRYDIPQRRNFVWATGALDLEAMDRAARLMVGQYDCKCFQNTGTPVDNTVRTVTLVAREPGQFPGEVCYRFEADGFLKQMVRNMVGLLVWIGRGRFSPEDVPTIIAGQDRTVAFPTAPPQGLTLVAVHYPA, encoded by the coding sequence ATGCCGCGCCTGAAACTGATCCTGGCCTATGACGGGACCAACTTCAACGGCTGGCAGATTCAGGCCGGGAGCACGCAGCGTACGGTACAGGGCAGCCTGGAAAAAGCCCTCTCAAAGATCTGCAACCAACATATCCGGGCCCATGGCTCGGGTCGCACGGACACCGGGGTGCACGCCCTGGGGCAGGTCGTTCACGCCGACATCCCGGACAACCGCGTGGATGCTCCCTGGCAACGGGCACTCAACGCGCTGTTGCCCGCTGATATTTCCGTTCTGCACGCAAGCCTTGCCCCGCAAGACTTTCACGTCAGATTCGATGCCCTTTCCAAAACCTACACCTATAGTTTATGGCCCGAGAACCGATACGATATACCGCAAAGGCGGAATTTCGTATGGGCGACTGGAGCGCTTGATTTGGAGGCCATGGACAGAGCCGCCCGGCTGATGGTCGGGCAGTATGACTGCAAATGCTTCCAGAATACAGGCACTCCAGTGGACAACACCGTGCGCACCGTGACCCTTGTGGCGCGGGAGCCGGGGCAGTTCCCCGGCGAGGTGTGCTATCGCTTCGAGGCCGACGGCTTCTTGAAGCAGATGGTGCGCAACATGGTCGGTCTGCTCGTATGGATCGGACGTGGACGCTTCAGCCCGGAGGACGTGCCCACAATCATCGCGGGGCAGGATCGCACGGTGGCGTTCCCCACGGCACCACCACAGGGACTGACCCTGGTGGCGGTGCACTACCCGGCCTGA